A genomic stretch from Neospora caninum Liverpool complete genome, chromosome III includes:
- a CDS encoding sel1 domain protein repeat-containing protein,related encodes MLPLLAFPPSFASSAGILLANAEDIDAERDMSPGEDSDEADLFESFLEEEDEEAFPSEDGFGEDARFSETSREEIESGPKAEEVPERSEDARRRDPFVYAMDTMELEGRSDRVYDLFVHCSATDVRCQYELGVFYFLGIPPLPARNLTASLVLWHVAALGGSADAQYGLALLHSNLRDLPPLPSFPSASASPPATREREKSPQHAPASAALPSVFVNEDLTVVLEGDGAALDFSAIALYSETLVRQYEDAQARHASLWTLPLRVLERCMSLLSAARDGLLGVAPRGLSEEELEAIYLSRPASGDQGGGRQRAQDGLPAGAVYDEARAADQLTNEKADLPVRSLPTFAANPGLPLAFLYSASTSEHPGAAMALATRLRLATANVPLRQSQSCTGAVNFYLPYARRVAMSYGSGIPQAPEFLRFHSPPMSVSSHSTGSEGLFRFLPSLAAGSPNRRRDAGAPRPSEGRDTRRAPPNSPLSRRQHSSPDLEVILELARRGNPAMQLALGKRLLFGVDGLEQDVERAREFLLEAAEAGRSEAGALLGYLDALGVGRETNVTAATVAFLEAAAEDRHPIALNGLGYLHFFGSDLVERNELAAFHLFNISASHAFPDAETNLAAMYVTGHGHSQSFVKAMQAYTRALQAGSTGAAYALGLMHLNGLGAVRECSVATALLKRVCEKGGYVTKNLQKAYTLYEQGRFDEAAFHLLLLAEAGHEVSQTNLAFMLDGGLTDLFFDGSIGRKRLHAQRFYQLAAQQGSPLAELRLGDYAYFGHGVQKEIRARHPSRPLLDDEGNDMSEWISESYEAFAPAVPNPRVAVGHYLRVAEMSTDEKWQAPYVAKASFNLGFMRLTGIGLPQDFSVARNHFERSLEADPAAPKAPVYLALGLLMLLRFREEVDLNEVAQALLEDSRVILLVLIFLIMACLLVLRILAKRLHPPPSDLFFAYDARHGSPPRLSPPTPTSPSSSSSSSSSSSSSSPSSSPSSSSSSSSSSFSSSSSSSSPSSSSSSSSSSSSSSSSSSLSSSSSSSSSSSSSSSSSSSSSSSSPVPSEDFGLSAPPASRATEGSLPSFFEARARELAPDLRQRRMTPDTVVSSLSSSSSSASSSSSSSSSSASSSSSSSSSSACVAESGSDEVECRQQNGANASPRAAGEPGAALEPNGTVTDERLIRAQLLEAAAARRGRTPGGLRSDKQAGATSEDI; translated from the exons ATGCTGCCTCTGCTTGCCTTCCCGCcctcgttcgcctcctctgcggGGATCCTCCTCGCGAACGCCGAGGACATCGACGCCGAGCGAGACATGTCTCccggcgaagacagcgacgaggcagactTGTTTGAGAGCTTTCtggaggaggaggacgaagaggcgtTTCCTTCCGAAGACGGATttggcgaggacgcgcggtTTTCCGAGACTTCGCGGGAAGAGATCGAATCAGGAccgaaggcggaagaagtcCCCGAACGCTCAGAAGACGCACGACGCCGAGATCCTTTTGTCTACGCTATGGACACCATGGAACTGGAAGGCCGAAGCGACCGCGTCTATGACCTTTTTGTGCACTGCAGCGCCACAGATGTCAG GTGCCAGTATGAACTTGGAGTGTTTTACTTTCTCGGCATTCCTCCGCTGCCAGCAAGGAACTTAACGGCAAGTCTCGTGCTGTGGCACGTGGCTGCGCTGGGCGGCAGCGCAGACGCGCAATAcggcctcgctcttcttcactcGAATCTCCGCGAcctcccgcctctgccttccttcccatctgcgtctgcgtctcctcccgcaaccagagagagagagaaatctCCACAGCACGCCCCAGCCTCGGCTGCGCTGCCTTCCGTCTTTGTCAACGAAGACCTGACTGTGGTCTtggagggcgacggcgccgcgctCGATTTTTCTGCCATCGCCTTATATTCGGAGACTCTGGTTCGCCAGTACGAGGACGCCCAGGCGCGGCATGCGAGTTTGTGGACTCTTCCGCTGCGCGTGTTGGAGCGCTGCATGTCTCTTTtgtcggcggcgcgcgacggcCTTCTCGGCGTGGCTCCACGCGGTCTGAGCGAGGAAGAGTTGGAAGCGATTTACCTGTCTCGTCCAGCGAGCGGGGACCAGGGCGGAGGCAGGCAGCGCGCTCAGGATGGGCTGCCGGCGGGTGCCGTCTACGACGAGGCACGCGCCGCAGACCAGCTGAcaaacgagaaggcggatCTTCCTGTTCGCTCCCTGCCGACGTTTGCAGCGAATCCAGGTCTGCCGCTCGCGTTTTTGTACTCCGCATCCACCAGTGAACACCCAGGGGCCGCGATGGCTCTGGCGACACGCCTGCGACTGGCCACAGCCAACGTTCCGCTTCGCCAGTCGCAGTCCTGCACAGGGGCTGTCAACTTTTACTTGCCCTACGCGAGACGCGTTGCCATg TCGTATGGATCCGGCATcccgcaggcgccggagTTCCTTCGCTTCCACTCGCCGCCAATGAGTGTCAGCAGCCACAGCACTGGGTCAGAAggcctctttcgctttcttccttctctcgctgcgggGTCTCCCAACAGAcgccgagacgcaggcgccccGAGGCCCAGCGAAGGGCGGGACACTCGACGCGCCCCGCCAaactcgccgctctcgcgccgccaGCACTCCTCGCCAGATTTGGAAGTTATCCTCGAGCTCGCGCGCCGCGGCAACCCCGCGATGCAACTCGCCCTCGGCAAAC GGCTCCTGTTTGGAGTCGACGGCCTCGAGCAAGACGTCGAACGCGCGCGGGAGTTTCTGCTCGAGGCTGCCGAGGCTGGGCGATCGGAGGCGGGCGCCTTGCTGGGGTATCTCGATGCCCTCGGCGTGGGGCGCGAGACGAACGTGACTGCTGCGAcagtcgcctttctcgaAGCGGCAGCGGAGGATCGACACCCTATCG CGCTCAACGGCCTGGGGTATTTGCACTTCTTCGGGAGCGACTTGGTTGAGAGAAACGAGCTAGCCGCTTTCCATCTCTTCAACATCAGCGCCTCGCACGCCTTTCCGGACGCCGAGACAAATCTCGCCGCGATGTACGTCACCGGACACG GACATTCGCAGTCGTTCGTCAAAGCCATGCAAGC CTACACGCGCGCGCTCCAGGCAGGCAGCACGGGGGCCGCGTACGCGCTCGGCCTGATGCATCTGAACGGCCTCGGCGCGGTTCGCGAGTGTTCCGTCGCCACTGCGCTCCTCAAACGCGTctgcgagaagggaggctACGTGACGAAGAACCTCCAAAAA GCGTACACGCTTTACGAGCAAGGCCGATTCGACGAGGCTGCtttccatcttcttcttctcgcagAGGCAGGCCATGAG GTATCACAGACGAACTTGGCGTTCATGCTCGATGGCGGCTTGACGGATCTCTTCTTTGACG GGTCTATCGGCAGAaagcggctgcatgcacaacgCTTCTACCAGCTAGCCGCGCAGCAGGGATCCCCGTTGGCGGAACTGCGGTTAG GCGACTACGCTTACTTTGGCCACGGCGTTCAGAAGGAGATTCGGGCACGACACCCGTCTCGTCCCCTGCTGGATGACGAAG GCAATGATATGAGTGAATGGATAAGCGAATCGTACGAAGCCTTCGCTCCTGCGGTCCCCAATCCACGCGTCGCTGTCG GACACTACCTCCGCGTGGCCGAGATGTCCACAGACGAGAAGTGGCAAGCGCCTTACGTAGCCAAA GCCTCGTTCAACCTAGGCTTCATGCGACTAACAGGGATCGGCCTTCCGCAA GacttctctgtcgcgcggAATCATTTCGAGAG GAGTTTGGAAGCTGACCCAGCTGCGCCGAAGGCTCCTGTCTATCTCGCGTTGGGGCTCCTCATGCTCCTGCGTTTCCGTGAAGAAGTGGATTTGAACGAG GTTGCACAAGCGCTGCTTGAGGACTCTCGCGTGATTCTTCTTGTGCTGATTTTCCTCATCATGGCATGCCTTCTTGTGCTGCGTATTCTCGCCAAA AGACTTCACCCGCCTCCCAGCgaccttttcttcgcttaCGACGCCCGTCACGGCTCCCCCCCTCGACTCTCTCCACCCACACCCacatctccttcctcttcttcttcctcttcttcctcctcttcttcttcctctccttcttcctctccttcttcctcttcttcttcctcttcttcctccttttcgtcttcctcttcttcttcctctccctcctcttcttcttcctcttcttcctcctcttcgtcttcctcttcttcttcctctctttcctcctcttcttcttcctcttcttcctcttcttcctcctcttcgtcttcctcttcttcctcttcttcctctcctgtgcCGTCTGAGGATTTTGGACTGTCGGCGCCCCCAGCCAGCAGGGCGACGGAAGGATCCCTCCCTTCGTTCTTTGAAGCGCGTGCTCGAGAACTTGCTCCAGATCTCCGTCAAAGAAGAATGACTCCAGACACAGTtgtgtcttccctttcctcctcttcttcctccgcttcgtcttcatcgtcttcctcctcttcgtctgcttcctcttcctcctcttcgtcttcttcgtctgcttgtGTTGCGGAGtcaggaagcgacgaagtCGAGTGCAGGCAGCAGAACGGGGCAAATGCGTCTCCGCGGGCTGCGGGCGAGCCAGGCGCGGCTCTGGAGCCCAATGGGACGGTGACCGACGAAAGACTGATACGAGCGCAGCTGTtggaggcggcagcggcgaggcgaggcaggacgCCAGGCGGCCTCCGTTCCGACAAGCAGGCAGGGGCGACTTCTGAGGACATCTGA